The Desulfovibrio sp. JC022 nucleotide sequence AGAGGAATCCTCGACGGCGAATACGATGACATGGCTGAAAACTCTTTCTACATGGTTGGCGCAATCGAAGAAGCCATTGAAAAAGAGAAAAACAAATAGCATAGGACGCGATTATGGCTAGTAAGCTCCTTTTGGAAATCGTTACTCCTGATCGCAAGGTCCTTTCCCAGGAAGTCGACTATGTCGGCGCACCGGGGATTGAGGGTGAGTTTGGTATTATGGCCAATCACATACCCTTTCTTTCGGCTCTCGGCGTAGGTAACCTCTACTTTAAAGAAGGTAACCGCACTCACTACATCTTTGTTTCCGGCGGCTTTGCTGAAGTCGGAAGCAACAAAGTGACCATTCTCGCCGAAGTTGCTGAAAAGGCCGTTGAGATCGACATCGCTCGGGCTCAGAAAGCTCAGGATAAAGCGAAGGCTCGTTTGGCTAAAGCACAGGATCGCATTGAATCAGCTCGCGCACAGGCCTCTCTTCAGAGAGCACTTGCACGCTTGACCTGTAAAGATGCGGCGCAAAAGGCCGGGACTACCACTCACTAGAGCTTAGTTTCAGCCTCTAAAGCCCCATGGCTATCAGGGAGCAGACTGTTTAAACAGTCTGCTCCTTTTTTTGTTTAAATTGTTATATATCCCGTTGAAAAAGCGGTGAAATTAAATTCAGCAATTTTTTTTTACGCATTTACTCAAGTGCGGCAACCTGTTAACAAGTGGCGAGTAATAAATATTGGAGAATAGTTTATATGAATAATTCATTTGCTTGCGCCCTTGTGCTCGCCGGAGGCAAGGGTACTCGTATGCATTCGGACAGTCCCAAGGTGCTTAAAACTTTGCTGGGCGAATCCATGCTCTACTATGTATATAAGGCATTGAAACCATCTCTTGGTGATGATGTTTTCACTATCGTCGGTTTTGCTGCAAAGCAGGTTGAGAATGCTTTTCCGGACATGAAGGACCGTTTCGTGCTTCAGGCCGAGCAGCTTGGAACAGGCCATGCTTTGCAGATGGGCTGGGAGCGAATCAAAGCTGCCGGGGCTGAGTATTGTCTGGTTATCAATGGTGATACGCCGCTTATTCAGGAGCAGGTCGTTGCTGATTATCTTGCAGCGGTTAAAAAGGATGGTGCCGATCTTTCCTTCATGAGCATCACCCCGGATGAACCTGCTGCTTTCGGCAGGGTTATCCGTAATAATGATGGTCAGGTTACCGCTATTGTAGAAGCCAAGGATTATGATGAATCCGTCTATGGTCCGGCCAGTGGTGAAGTGAATGCCGGAATCTATTGTCTTAAAATTTCCGCTGTGGACAGACTGCTTAGCAAACTGACCAACAATAATAAGAGCGGGGAGTATTATATTACTGATCTTGTTGACCTTGCTGTGGAATGTGGCATGAACGTCACCGCAGTGAATGGAGGAAACTCCATAGATCTCATGGGGATCAACAGCCCGTATGAGCTTGCTCAGGCTGAGACGACCCTGCGTCTTAGAACAGCTGAAGAGCTGCTTAAGAGCGGAGTTACCCTGCATAATTGGGAATCAGTTGCAGTCGGACCCGGAGCTGTTATTGAACCGGGTGCTGAAATTACCGGTCCGTGCGAGATTTACGGCCGTTCCAGAATCGGTCGCGGCGCAGTGATTCAGTCGCATGTCCGCATTGTAGACAGCGTTGTCGAAGGCGGTGCAGTGATCAAGGCCTACAGTCATCTTGAAGAAGCGCAGGTCGCCTCTGGTTGTATGGTCGGTCCTTATGGAAGATTGCGGCCCGGTGCGGTCCTTGAAGAAGAATCCAAGGTCGGTAACTTCGTTGAAGTGAAAAAGGCTGTACTCGGCAAGGGCGCAAAGGCCAGCCATCTGACCTACCTCGGCGACAGTGAAATCGGCGCGGGAACCAATATCGGCGCAGGTACCATCACCTGCAATTACGATGGGGTGAACAAGCATAAGACTGTCATCGGCGAGGGCGCGTTCATCGGTAGCAACACTGCATTGGTGGCCCCGGTCACCATAGGTAAAGGTGCTTTGATAGGTGCCGGTTCCACCATCACCAAGAATGTAAAAGATGGAGATCTGGGCGTTGCAAGAGGCAAGCAGGTCAACATTTCCCGGACTTCTAAGAAGTCTTGATTTTGTAAAGATAAGGTATTAGGTTAGGACTATGGAAATAATCGCTCATTTGGAAGAACGTTTCGATAAAATGCTGCAAAAGATTAAGCAACTCGAAGAAGAGAATGCATTTCTTCTTGAGGAACTTGAGCAGGAGAAACAGCGCAAGGACGAAGTCCGCAGTCGCATTGAGGTTCTCCTGAACAAAGTTGAAGGTACCATCGAATAAGGGTTTTCAGGTCCGGTTCTCTGTAAAACAGACGATTGGATTTATATAAATTCTAGAGGATTACAGTCGCCGGATTAATATGCCCCGTTATACTATTCCCGTTCTCGGACTTGAGATTTCATTCAAGACCGATGCGGACAAAGAAAGAATAATAGCCGCGAAAGATGTGCTTGAAGAGAGATTCAGCGAGCTTATCCGGGGCGGAAAAGATGTCAGCAGGGAGAAGTTGCTCACCTGTCTGGCTTTAAGTCTGGCCGATGACTACCTTGAACACAGCCGCAAGCTCGAAACAATGGAAGAGAAAATAAACGCGCTGTTAGAGAAGTGATAAGTTGTGCATAGCACTGCTTTTTAAGATATAAGAAATTTCCCTGGGGAGTGCGTGATTGCCCTATAGCTTTTGAACCAATATAAAAAGTAAGGGAGCCATGCATCGCCGGAGTGGTGTGCAAGCCCGGTTCGACCGGGAAGCCTGAAACTTCGGGGGCGGCGCCCACCTGTTAGACTAGGTTCTAACGTATACGGCAACACGGCATCTCCGGGGTCCCATAACGGGATTCTCGGCTTTGGTATGAATTTACAGGTTTAATTTATTAAATTTTTCTGCCGGACCACTTAAAACTCACCTCACCCAGCCTTTAATTCTCTTTTTTCCATTGCAGATTGTTATAATCTTTCCGATTGTATTGATCGGTGGTGACGAATCAGGCCGTCCGCGGCCTGTCAACATAAAAGGAGAAAGGCATGTTTGGGGATTTTTTTCTGATTTTATTTGGAATCGCCCTAGGTGCCGCAGGCGGTTACGCCCTGCATAGGTACGTGAATTCCAAACGTCTGGCTGATTCGCAAGGATTGGCAGACCGTATCGTCCAGGAAGCCCGTAAAGAAGCTGAAGCCATGAAAAAGGAAATCAAGCTTCAGGGGCAGGACGAAGTTTATGCTCTGAAAAAAGAGCAGGAAAATGAGTATAAAGAAATGGAGCGCGGCCTGAAAAGGCAGGAGGAGCGTCTCCAGGAAAAAGAAGAGCGTCTTGAGAATAAACTTGAGAAAGTAGCCAGCAAAGAGTCCGAAGTTGTGACCCTTGAAAAGCGCATGATCAAGCAGGAGAAGAAGCTCGAAGGTCTTCGTGAAGATCTTGAAAAAAGAAAAGATGAGCATGAGCGTAAATTGCAGGAAGTCTCCGGGCTGACTGTTGAAGAAGCGCGTGAAAAGCTCATGACCGAAATCGAAAGCCGGACCCGTCACGAAGCTGCCAAAATGGTTCGTTCCATTGAAATGGAAGCTAAAGAAGAGGGAACCCGCAAGGCTCGCAAAATTCTCGCCCTCGCTATTCAGCGTTACTCCGGCGATTACGTGAACGAGCAGACCGTTACCGCTGTGACCCTTCCTTCCGAAGACATGAAGGGCCGCATTATCGGACGTGAAGGCCGCAACATCCGCGCTCTTGAAGCTGCCACCGGTGTTGACCTGATCATCGACGATACCCCGGAAACAGTTGTTCTTTCAGCTTACAGCCCGCTGCGCCGCGAAGTGGCCAAGCAGGCTCTTGAGCGTTTGATACACGATGGACGTATCCACCCCGCCCGCATTGAAGACATTGTCAACAAAGTTGAGCAGGAAATGGACGTCAAACTCCGTGAAATCGGTGAACAGGCTACTTTCGATGTTGGCGTACACGGTATCCATCCCGAAATCGTCAAACTCATCGGTCAGCTCCAGTACCGCACCAGTTTCTCCCAGAACGTACTCCAGCACTCACTTGAAGTGGCTTTCCTCTGTGGAATCATGGCTGCCGAACTGGGCATGGACGAGAAAATCGCCAAGCGCGCAGGTCTGCTGCATGATATCGGTAAGGCTGTCGACCACGAAATCGAAGGCCCCCATGCTGTTATCGGTGCCGATCTGGCCAAGAAGCATGGTGAGTCCAAAGAGATCATCCACGCTATTCAGGCTCACCACGAAGATGTTCCTCCCAAATCCGTACTCGCTACCCTTGTACAGGCTGCGGACTCCCTGTCCGGTGCCCGTCCCGGTGCACGTAAGGAACTTTTGGAAAATTACGTCAAGCGTCTTGAAGAGCTTGAAAATGTGGCTACCTGTTTTGACGGTGTGTCTAAAGCTTACGCTATTCAGGCAGGCCGTGAGATCAGGGTTATGGTTGATGCTGAAAAAGTATCTGACGATAATACCCATATGCTCTGTAAGGACATCGCTACCAAGATTGAAAACAACATGACCTATCCGGGGCAGATTCGCGTGACCGTTATCCGCGAACGGCGCTCGGTGGGCTATGCAAAGTAAATAACTTCTGAAAAGGCCCGGTTCACCGGGCCTTTTTGATATGATGCGCTATCGCGCTTTTGTTGAACTGATTTCGCCTCCGGCGGGCAAAGGTGCTAAGTCCCTCTGCACACCCTATTAGTTTTAAGTTGCCTGTTACCTTTAGCCTTTGCCGTCTCTGGTGAAGCTGTTTTCAAATTAAGATTATCCCATGCGTATACTTTTTCTCGGTGACATATTCGGTAGGCCCGGACGCAAAGCAATTGCAGCTAAAGTTAAAATTCTTCGCGAAGAACTGAATCTTGATCTGATTATTGCTAATGGGGAAAACGGGTCTCAGGGTGTCGGCCTTTCGATCAAGAATGCCCAGCAGTTGCTGGAGTATGGGATTGATATTCTTACCTCGGGCAATCATATCTGGAAATTCAGTAATATTTATGCTTTTTTGAAAACCAGTGATCGAATTGTGCGTCCGGCTAACCTGCCGGAAGGAACCCGTGGAAGGGGCTGGACTTCTTTCATGGTCCGTGATGAAGTGCCCGTTGCGGTGATCAATCTGCAAGGACGGGTTTTTATGGACCCGGTGGAATGTCCGTTCAAGTATGCAGACAAAATTTTAGAGGAAATTGACCCTGAAATTAAAATCAGGCTGGTCGATTTTCATGCCGAGGCCACTTCAGAGAAGCAGAGCCTCGGGCGTTACCTTGATGGTCGGATTAGTGCCATGCTGGGAACACACACCCATGTGCAGACTAACGATGCCCGTATTTTTGAGAACGGAACAGGCTATATCACCGACGCAGGTATGTGCGGCCCCATTGAATCCTGTCTGGGCCTAAGTCCCAATCCGGTAATCAAAAGATTTGTGACCGGATTGCCCCAGAAATGGAAAGTGGCGGGCGGCCCCGTTGAATTACAGGGCGTGCTGCTGGAAATAGATGAAGAAACAGGCCGAACTGTCTCAATTGAGACATACAACTCCGGCCGCATGATTGTATAATAATATTTCTATAAAAATATTGTCTATCTTCGATTCACACCAGCGAAGCTTAATAAAAGTTTTTGGGATTCTTAAACCCTTTTTTCAAAAAGGGTTTAAGGCCCCCGGCAGGGTCGCCGAAGGCATAAAAAGCCTAATGCAGGCAAATAAATACATTCTTAAAGAGGTTTAACCAAATGAACATTTATGATGAACTAAAGTGGCGAGGGCTGATCAATCAGGTATCTGACGAAGAGAAGGTACGCGAGTATCTGGATTCCTCCGGTCAGTACATGTATTGCGGCTTCGACCCCACTGCCGACAGCCTGCATATCGGTAACCTTGTTCCCCTGCTTTGCCTCGTGCGTATGAAGCGTGCCGGACACAATCCCCTGTTCCTGCTCGGCGGTGCGACCGGACGTGTCGGTGATCCCAGCGGTAAGGATAAGGAAAGGGAATTTTCTTCCATTGAGAAGATTGAATCTCAGGCCGCAAACATCAAGAACCAGATCGAAGCATTTGTTGAACGCAACACCGGAGAGAAAGCCGATGTTGTGAATAACTACGACTGGATGAAAGAGATTTCTTTTCTTGATATGCTCCGCGACGTTGGTAAGCATTTCACCATCAACTGGATG carries:
- the glmU gene encoding bifunctional UDP-N-acetylglucosamine diphosphorylase/glucosamine-1-phosphate N-acetyltransferase GlmU, which gives rise to MNNSFACALVLAGGKGTRMHSDSPKVLKTLLGESMLYYVYKALKPSLGDDVFTIVGFAAKQVENAFPDMKDRFVLQAEQLGTGHALQMGWERIKAAGAEYCLVINGDTPLIQEQVVADYLAAVKKDGADLSFMSITPDEPAAFGRVIRNNDGQVTAIVEAKDYDESVYGPASGEVNAGIYCLKISAVDRLLSKLTNNNKSGEYYITDLVDLAVECGMNVTAVNGGNSIDLMGINSPYELAQAETTLRLRTAEELLKSGVTLHNWESVAVGPGAVIEPGAEITGPCEIYGRSRIGRGAVIQSHVRIVDSVVEGGAVIKAYSHLEEAQVASGCMVGPYGRLRPGAVLEEESKVGNFVEVKKAVLGKGAKASHLTYLGDSEIGAGTNIGAGTITCNYDGVNKHKTVIGEGAFIGSNTALVAPVTIGKGALIGAGSTITKNVKDGDLGVARGKQVNISRTSKKS
- a CDS encoding F0F1 ATP synthase subunit epsilon — encoded protein: MASKLLLEIVTPDRKVLSQEVDYVGAPGIEGEFGIMANHIPFLSALGVGNLYFKEGNRTHYIFVSGGFAEVGSNKVTILAEVAEKAVEIDIARAQKAQDKAKARLAKAQDRIESARAQASLQRALARLTCKDAAQKAGTTTH
- a CDS encoding cell division protein ZapA; protein product: MPRYTIPVLGLEISFKTDADKERIIAAKDVLEERFSELIRGGKDVSREKLLTCLALSLADDYLEHSRKLETMEEKINALLEK
- the rny gene encoding ribonuclease Y; protein product: MFGDFFLILFGIALGAAGGYALHRYVNSKRLADSQGLADRIVQEARKEAEAMKKEIKLQGQDEVYALKKEQENEYKEMERGLKRQEERLQEKEERLENKLEKVASKESEVVTLEKRMIKQEKKLEGLREDLEKRKDEHERKLQEVSGLTVEEAREKLMTEIESRTRHEAAKMVRSIEMEAKEEGTRKARKILALAIQRYSGDYVNEQTVTAVTLPSEDMKGRIIGREGRNIRALEAATGVDLIIDDTPETVVLSAYSPLRREVAKQALERLIHDGRIHPARIEDIVNKVEQEMDVKLREIGEQATFDVGVHGIHPEIVKLIGQLQYRTSFSQNVLQHSLEVAFLCGIMAAELGMDEKIAKRAGLLHDIGKAVDHEIEGPHAVIGADLAKKHGESKEIIHAIQAHHEDVPPKSVLATLVQAADSLSGARPGARKELLENYVKRLEELENVATCFDGVSKAYAIQAGREIRVMVDAEKVSDDNTHMLCKDIATKIENNMTYPGQIRVTVIRERRSVGYAK
- a CDS encoding TIGR00282 family metallophosphoesterase, producing MRILFLGDIFGRPGRKAIAAKVKILREELNLDLIIANGENGSQGVGLSIKNAQQLLEYGIDILTSGNHIWKFSNIYAFLKTSDRIVRPANLPEGTRGRGWTSFMVRDEVPVAVINLQGRVFMDPVECPFKYADKILEEIDPEIKIRLVDFHAEATSEKQSLGRYLDGRISAMLGTHTHVQTNDARIFENGTGYITDAGMCGPIESCLGLSPNPVIKRFVTGLPQKWKVAGGPVELQGVLLEIDEETGRTVSIETYNSGRMIV